Proteins encoded within one genomic window of Diorhabda sublineata isolate icDioSubl1.1 chromosome 1, icDioSubl1.1, whole genome shotgun sequence:
- the LOC130447542 gene encoding tyrosine-protein kinase Src64B → MGNCCCCGSRASLPAKQKEADFVRITHPPFIENFPKDQSSVSSSRPEERYRPTPTKPRSIMVAMYNYEARDSQDVSFKKGDRMEVIDDSEGDWLKVIHLTTKEKGYIPGNYVAQEKSVESEDWFFENVSRKEAEKLLLCEENPRGTFLVRPSEHNPKGYSLSVKDWEEYRGYHIKHYKIKPLDNGGFYISTNKTFDKLSDLVNAYTKNAYGLCHVLSKPCKRPQPTMWDLGPTYRDKWEISRDEVILIRRLGRGNFGEVYYGKWKNNIEVAVKTLREGTMSTAAFLEEAAIMKKFRHKRLVALYGVCSEQEPIYIVQEYMSKGSLLDFLRKDEGRHLQFEDLVYIAFQVASGMEYLESKQLIHRDLAARNVLIGENNVAKICDFGLARVIEDNEYCPKQGSRFPVKWTAPEAIIYGKFSIKSDVWSYGILLMELFTLGQVPYPAMHGREVIDLVEKGYRMPKPTTHEVPDEIYQIMLNCWDANPEKRPTFEFLTHYFEGFNVTSEVPYREVPD, encoded by the exons TGAGAATAACCCATCCACCATTTATCGAAAACTTCCCTAAAGATCAGAGTTCTGTGAGCAGCAGCCGTCCGGAGGAACGATACCGACCGACACCAACCAAACCCAGATCCATAATGGTGGCCATGTACAATTACGAAGCCAGAGACAGTCAAGACGTTTCGTTCAAAAAGGGCGATCGAATGGAAGTCATAGACGATTCCGAAGGCGATTGGTTGAAAGTTATACATCTAACTACCAAAGAAAAAGGATACATTCCGGGGAATTACGTGGCGCAGGAAAAGAGCGTCGAAAGCGAAGA tTGGTTCTTCGAGAACGTATCTAGAAAAGAAGCAGAAAAATTACTTCTATGCGAAGAAAATCCAAGGGGTACTTTTCTAGTCCGTCCCTCCGAGCACAATCCCAAAGGATACTCGCTGTCTGTGAAAGATTGGGAAGAATACAGGGGATACCACATTAAGCATTACAAAATTAAACCGTTAGATAATGGCGGATTTTACATATCCACCAATAAGACATTCGACAAACTGTCAGATTTAGTAAATGCGTATACCA AAAATGCTTACGGTTTATGCCATGTACTATCGAAACCTTGTAAACGCCCCCAACCAACGATGTGGGATCTCGGTCCTACGTACAGGGACAAATGGGAAATATCCAGAGACGAAGTGATATTGATACGTCGTCTCGGACGGGGTAATTTCGGCGAAGTCTACTAcggaaaatggaaaaacaacaTCGAAGTGGCTGTGAAAACTTTAAGGGAAG GTACCATGTCGACTGCTGCTTTCTTAGAAGAAGCGGCCATCATGAAGAAATTCCGACACAAGAGGTTGGTAGCTTTATACGGGGTGTGCAGCGAACAAGAACCCATCTACATCGTCCAGGAATATATGAGTAAGGGTAGTTTATTGGATTTCTTACGTAAAGACGAGGGTAGACATCTCCAATTCGAAGATTTGGTTTATATCGCTTTCCAAGTTGCTTCCGGCATGGAATATTTGGAATCCAAACAGTTGATTCACAG ggACCTAGCCGCAAGGAACGTCCTAATAGGCGAGAACAACGTCGCTAAAATATGCGATTTCGGATTAGCCAGGGTAATAGAAGACAATGAATACTGTCCAAAACAAGGTTCCCGTTTCCCAGTAAAATGGACGGCGCCCGAAGCTATAATATACggtaaattttccataaaatcaGATGTGTGGTCGTACGGTATACTATTAATGGAACTATTCACCCTCGGACAAGTACCCTACCCCGCTATGCACGGTAGAGAAGTCATAGATCTAGTTGAGAAAGGTTACAGGATGCCGAAACCGACAACCCACGAAGTACCCGACGAAATCTATCAAATAATGTTGAACTGTTGGGACGCCAATCCGGAAAAGAGACCGACTTTCGAATTCCTGACGCACTATTTCGAAGGATTCAATGTTACGTCCGAAGTTCCTTACAGGGAAGTACCGGATTAA